The following are from one region of the Paenibacillus bovis genome:
- a CDS encoding lysophospholipid acyltransferase family protein, translated as MFYRFIRALIRFFYRILFRIKAEGLEHIPQHGGVLLCSNHISNLDPPMVGILIKRQVRFMAKEELFHTPVLGPIIARLGAFPVKRGGISKESIRTALTILREGGIMGIFPEGTRNSQAAVAKRGAATFALRSDAAVIPAAIIGNYKLFRTTKVVYGPPVDLSAYKGKDAIGTAEEATEKIMEAIHKIIREHQ; from the coding sequence ATGTTCTATCGATTCATTCGCGCTCTTATACGCTTTTTTTACCGAATTCTGTTCCGTATCAAAGCGGAGGGATTGGAGCATATCCCGCAGCATGGCGGCGTACTGCTCTGTTCCAACCACATCAGTAATCTGGATCCTCCTATGGTAGGTATCCTGATTAAACGCCAGGTTCGTTTTATGGCCAAGGAAGAACTGTTCCACACTCCGGTACTGGGACCGATTATTGCAAGACTTGGTGCTTTTCCGGTCAAACGGGGCGGTATCAGCAAAGAATCGATCCGTACCGCGCTCACGATTTTACGTGAAGGCGGTATAATGGGGATTTTCCCTGAAGGTACACGTAATTCTCAGGCAGCAGTCGCCAAACGTGGCGCTGCAACTTTTGCATTACGGAGCGATGCGGCAGTGATTCCGGCTGCGATTATTGGAAATTACAAGCTTTTTCGTACAACCAAGGTTGTGTATGGTCCACCTGTTGATCTTTCTGCCTACAAAGGCAAGGATGCAATCGGTACGGCCGAGGAAGCGACGGAGAAAATTATGGAAGCTATCCATAAGATTATTCGTGAACATCAATAA
- the der gene encoding ribosome biogenesis GTPase Der, with protein sequence MARPVVAIVGRPNVGKSTVFNRMIGDRLAIVEDRPGVTRDRIYGTSEWNGKPFSVIDTGGIELDGEDMMLKSIRMQAELAIAEADVIVFMCDVKSGLTQSDEEVAQILYRSRKPVIVAVNKVDNMNRMDDIYEFYNVGFGDPIGVSGSHGSGMGDLMDAIVENLPDLEDDEYGDDVIRVALIGRPNVGKSSLVNAILGEERVIVSNVAGTTRDAIDTPFERDGQRYVLIDTAGMRKRGKVYENTEKYSVMRAMKAIERADVVLMVINGEEGIIDQDKHVAGYAHEAGKAAIIVVNKWDVVEKDDKTMQHFENNIRDHFLFMQYAPVVFLSALTKQRIHKLLPVVQQVAEQHSLRIPTHLLNDVISDAIAINPPPTDKGKRLRINYVTQVAVKPPTIIVFVNEPEMMHFSYERYLENKIRAAFDFVGTPIRIFTRRKSSDD encoded by the coding sequence ATGGCAAGACCCGTAGTAGCAATCGTTGGACGCCCAAATGTGGGCAAGTCAACGGTATTTAACCGGATGATCGGTGACCGGTTGGCAATCGTAGAAGACCGACCGGGTGTAACCCGTGACCGGATATATGGAACTTCAGAATGGAATGGCAAGCCTTTCAGCGTTATCGATACCGGAGGTATTGAACTGGACGGCGAAGATATGATGCTCAAATCGATCCGGATGCAAGCGGAACTCGCTATCGCTGAAGCCGATGTGATCGTATTTATGTGTGATGTAAAAAGTGGTTTGACCCAGTCCGACGAAGAAGTGGCACAGATTTTGTACCGCTCGCGCAAGCCGGTTATCGTAGCTGTCAACAAAGTGGATAACATGAACCGGATGGACGATATTTATGAATTCTATAATGTTGGTTTTGGTGATCCGATTGGTGTCTCCGGTAGTCATGGTAGCGGTATGGGTGATCTGATGGATGCCATCGTCGAGAACCTGCCTGATCTGGAAGACGATGAATACGGCGATGACGTTATTCGCGTAGCCCTGATTGGACGTCCGAATGTCGGCAAATCTTCGCTCGTTAATGCGATTCTTGGTGAAGAGCGCGTTATTGTTAGCAATGTAGCAGGCACAACACGTGATGCGATCGATACTCCGTTCGAGCGTGATGGACAGCGTTATGTATTGATTGATACTGCAGGTATGCGCAAACGCGGTAAAGTCTACGAAAACACTGAAAAATACAGTGTAATGCGTGCAATGAAAGCGATCGAGCGTGCTGACGTAGTATTGATGGTGATCAACGGCGAAGAAGGCATTATCGATCAGGATAAGCACGTAGCCGGTTATGCCCATGAGGCGGGTAAAGCAGCTATTATCGTCGTAAACAAATGGGATGTTGTAGAAAAAGATGATAAAACGATGCAGCATTTCGAAAATAATATCCGTGATCACTTCCTGTTTATGCAGTATGCGCCGGTTGTATTCCTGTCGGCACTGACCAAACAGCGTATTCACAAGCTTCTGCCTGTCGTACAGCAGGTAGCCGAGCAGCATTCCCTGCGTATTCCTACGCATTTGCTGAATGATGTTATTTCGGATGCGATTGCAATCAATCCGCCACCGACAGACAAAGGTAAGCGTCTGCGGATTAACTATGTAACCCAGGTAGCGGTGAAACCACCTACGATTATCGTATTTGTGAATGAGCCGGAAATGATGCACTTTTCCTATGAGCGTTATTTGGAAAACAAAATCCGTGCTGCATTTGACTTCGTAGGAACGCCGATCCGTATCTTTACACGTCGCAAATCATCGGACGATTAA
- a CDS encoding flagellar brake protein — MEWKQGSTLYIQIHTAGESRDTPAYPCMLKAADDSFLYVDVLHDPQTGEQYMLQPEEQLQVLFDSEDGTRYRFDSRSAGYNEMLRLTPIVKPIDQQIVQTEASEYLRVRSEIEVAIRKGEQRSTVITTYISAGGMTVTNVRDIELTIGDQLECWLLIHMKNGSIEHIPLEAALIGEQSGEGGEKQYSMQYSEISDSDRQKLIRYCFERQFDFRSL; from the coding sequence ATGGAATGGAAGCAAGGTAGTACTTTGTATATTCAAATACATACAGCAGGGGAATCCAGAGATACTCCTGCCTATCCGTGTATGCTAAAAGCAGCCGACGATTCTTTTTTGTATGTGGATGTACTTCATGATCCGCAGACAGGCGAACAATATATGTTGCAGCCAGAAGAGCAACTGCAGGTGCTTTTTGACAGTGAGGATGGAACACGCTATCGTTTTGACAGTCGTTCTGCAGGCTACAATGAAATGCTTCGGCTAACTCCGATTGTAAAACCGATAGATCAGCAGATTGTTCAGACAGAAGCTTCGGAATATTTGCGTGTTCGCTCGGAGATCGAAGTAGCTATCCGAAAAGGAGAGCAGCGTTCTACAGTAATTACTACGTATATCAGCGCAGGTGGAATGACCGTTACCAACGTGCGGGATATCGAATTGACTATAGGCGATCAATTGGAATGCTGGCTGCTTATTCATATGAAAAACGGATCGATCGAGCATATTCCACTCGAAGCGGCACTGATTGGCGAGCAGTCTGGCGAAGGCGGCGAAAAGCAATACAGTATGCAATACAGCGAAATATCCGATTCGGATCGCCAGAAATTGATACGTTATTGCTTTGAACGCCAATTTGATTTTCGCAGTTTGTAG
- the serA gene encoding phosphoglycerate dehydrogenase produces the protein MFKVLVSDPISDLGIQQLMDASDITVDKKTGLSEDELTAIIGEYDALLVRSQTTVTAKIMEAATNLKVVGRAGVGVDNIDLEAATQRGIIVINAPDGNTITTCEHTFAMMMALARHIPQAYAKTINGTWDRKSFLGVELRNKTLGVLGMGRIGSEVAKRAKAFGMDILGYDPFLTQERADKMGVKLASVDDILKNADFMTVHTPLTPETKHMISTPQFQIMKKGMRIVNCARGGVVDELALVAAIDEGIVAGAAFDVFESEPPQADHPFLNHPNIIVTPHLGASTVEAQENVAIDVSEQVLHILRDEPFKNAVNMPPVAASVMNKLQPYFGLGEKLGSFAAQISVQAIQEIRIDYAGDLSEVDTQPLTRYILKGILSRHLGSEANIVNSLHLAKVRDLNVIVTSAPSTKGFTNLITVSLKGQDGSEQRISGTLLSGYGERIVRINDYSVDVLPAGHQILVSHTDKPGIIGNVGSLLGQKDVNIASMQVGRKIEGGEAIMILTVDKDVPKQVLVELTNLPNLKTAQEVVLA, from the coding sequence ATGTTTAAGGTACTGGTATCTGATCCAATTAGCGATCTGGGGATTCAACAACTGATGGATGCTTCAGACATCACGGTAGACAAAAAGACAGGACTCAGCGAAGACGAATTGACAGCTATTATCGGCGAATACGATGCACTGCTCGTACGCAGCCAGACAACGGTAACTGCCAAAATCATGGAAGCTGCAACAAATCTAAAAGTTGTCGGACGTGCCGGCGTCGGCGTCGACAATATTGATCTGGAAGCTGCTACCCAGCGCGGTATTATCGTTATCAATGCGCCGGATGGAAATACAATTACAACCTGCGAACATACTTTTGCCATGATGATGGCGCTGGCTCGTCATATTCCACAAGCCTATGCCAAAACCATTAACGGTACCTGGGACCGCAAATCTTTCCTCGGGGTCGAACTGCGCAATAAAACACTCGGCGTGCTCGGTATGGGCCGGATCGGCAGTGAAGTCGCCAAGCGTGCCAAAGCTTTCGGTATGGACATTCTCGGCTATGATCCGTTCCTCACTCAGGAGCGCGCCGACAAAATGGGCGTCAAGCTGGCCAGCGTGGATGATATTCTCAAAAACGCAGACTTTATGACAGTGCATACGCCGCTTACACCGGAAACCAAGCATATGATCTCTACTCCACAATTCCAGATCATGAAAAAAGGCATGCGGATCGTCAACTGTGCACGCGGTGGAGTAGTAGATGAACTCGCACTCGTAGCAGCGATTGATGAAGGTATTGTAGCCGGAGCCGCTTTTGACGTATTCGAAAGCGAGCCGCCGCAAGCAGATCATCCTTTCCTGAATCATCCGAATATTATCGTTACGCCTCACCTGGGTGCATCCACTGTGGAAGCGCAGGAGAATGTAGCGATCGACGTATCCGAGCAGGTTCTGCATATTTTGCGGGATGAGCCTTTCAAAAATGCGGTTAACATGCCTCCTGTTGCTGCAAGCGTGATGAACAAGCTGCAGCCGTACTTTGGACTTGGCGAGAAGCTGGGCAGCTTTGCCGCTCAAATCTCTGTACAGGCGATCCAGGAAATCCGTATCGACTATGCAGGCGATCTGTCCGAAGTGGATACCCAGCCGCTGACCCGTTATATTCTGAAAGGGATTCTGTCGCGTCATCTGGGTTCGGAAGCGAATATCGTCAACTCGCTTCACCTGGCCAAAGTGCGTGATCTGAATGTGATCGTCACCAGCGCACCTTCCACCAAAGGCTTTACCAACCTTATCACCGTAAGCCTCAAAGGCCAGGATGGCAGTGAGCAGCGTATATCCGGTACCCTGCTGAGCGGTTATGGCGAGCGTATCGTCCGTATCAATGATTATTCGGTAGACGTACTGCCTGCCGGTCACCAGATTCTCGTATCGCATACCGATAAGCCAGGCATTATCGGTAATGTCGGCTCCCTGCTTGGTCAAAAAGATGTCAATATCGCCTCCATGCAGGTTGGACGGAAAATTGAAGGCGGCGAAGCGATCATGATTCTGACTGTAGACAAAGATGTGCCGAAGCAGGTACTGGTCGAGTTGACGAATTTGCCCAACCTGAAAACAGCGCAGGAAGTTGTACTGGCTTAA
- the prsW gene encoding glutamic-type intramembrane protease PrsW yields the protein MSLFSILLAAIAPGIALLVYVYLKDKYDTEPLHLVIKFFLLGIAIVFPIMIIQRAMVLGLGESPYVFSFLISAGVEEGAKWFIIYHILYNHTEFDEPYDGIVYAVALSLGFATLENVLYALYNSMPIMSLLARGLLPVSGHALFGVIMGYYVGKAKFTTTSRKRRWFLVCALVLPLFWHGVYDFILQTVTQNWLWYIVPLMLFLWYGGMIKIARANNRSPFRFVKREEEMNT from the coding sequence GTGTCTTTATTTTCAATTCTGCTGGCTGCAATAGCTCCGGGTATTGCACTGCTCGTATATGTCTATCTCAAGGATAAATATGACACCGAGCCACTTCATCTGGTGATCAAATTTTTCCTGTTGGGAATAGCTATCGTATTTCCGATTATGATTATTCAGCGAGCCATGGTTCTTGGATTGGGAGAAAGTCCATACGTTTTTTCATTTCTGATATCTGCCGGTGTGGAAGAGGGAGCCAAATGGTTTATCATTTATCATATTTTGTATAACCATACGGAATTTGATGAACCCTATGATGGCATTGTCTATGCGGTAGCTCTTTCACTCGGATTTGCCACATTGGAGAATGTACTGTATGCACTCTACAATTCAATGCCGATCATGTCGCTGTTGGCACGTGGTTTGCTGCCGGTATCAGGACATGCATTGTTTGGCGTCATTATGGGATACTATGTAGGTAAAGCCAAATTTACTACAACTTCGCGCAAACGGCGCTGGTTTCTGGTATGTGCACTGGTATTGCCGTTGTTCTGGCATGGTGTATATGACTTTATTCTACAAACGGTTACCCAGAATTGGCTGTGGTATATTGTGCCTCTGATGCTGTTCCTCTGGTATGGCGGCATGATCAAGATTGCACGCGCCAATAATCGCTCGCCTTTCCGTTTTGTCAAAAGGGAAGAAGAGATGAACACATAA
- a CDS encoding polysaccharide deacetylase family protein has translation MFKKTAGWLLLSVLILSACSNQSTAGNSGANQTPATPAASEQNAGATTTPSTGKDADATASAGTTAGSTDAKSQESSSTTAEDSKAEAPVSYTYHMNKNYDIVPNKESDKTPKKVVLLTFDDGPKEAKMINSMIDTLDKHNARAIFFVNGSRVKRHPELLKLIHDRGGVIGNHTYDHIVLKNESPAKVKQQIEDTQKIIKETINVTPRFLRPPNGAGNDAVHEVAAKNNLMYMNWSVGSLDWVNQNDPQAVITNVMDQLHSGSTILMHELPWTVEALDQLLTKLEAKGYTFVDPDTIEPEMR, from the coding sequence ATGTTCAAGAAAACCGCGGGATGGCTGCTGTTGTCCGTGCTGATCCTGTCTGCATGCAGCAATCAGAGCACCGCTGGCAACTCGGGCGCCAACCAAACACCTGCCACACCGGCTGCAAGCGAACAGAATGCCGGAGCCACTACTACGCCATCGACCGGAAAAGATGCTGATGCTACAGCTTCAGCAGGTACGACTGCCGGTTCAACAGATGCCAAATCCCAGGAAAGCAGCAGTACCACTGCCGAAGATTCCAAAGCCGAAGCACCTGTGAGCTATACCTATCATATGAACAAAAATTATGATATCGTGCCGAACAAGGAATCCGATAAAACGCCGAAAAAGGTCGTTCTGCTGACTTTTGACGATGGTCCAAAAGAAGCGAAAATGATCAACAGCATGATCGATACCCTCGATAAGCATAATGCGCGTGCTATTTTCTTTGTTAACGGCAGCCGCGTTAAAAGACATCCTGAGCTGCTCAAGCTCATTCATGATCGCGGAGGCGTAATCGGAAATCACACTTACGATCATATCGTTCTGAAAAACGAATCGCCTGCCAAAGTCAAACAGCAAATTGAAGACACCCAGAAAATTATCAAGGAAACGATCAATGTGACTCCGCGCTTCCTGCGCCCACCAAATGGAGCAGGCAATGATGCCGTACATGAAGTCGCTGCCAAAAACAATCTGATGTACATGAACTGGTCGGTAGGATCCCTGGACTGGGTGAATCAGAATGATCCTCAGGCAGTCATTACCAATGTTATGGATCAGCTGCATTCCGGCAGTACAATCCTGATGCATGAATTGCCATGGACCGTTGAGGCACTGGATCAGCTGCTGACCAAGCTGGAAGCCAAAGGATATACATTTGTTGATCCGGATACGATTGAACCGGAAATGCGTTAA
- the rpsA gene encoding 30S ribosomal protein S1 has translation MSEENNNQETTEVTNQEALDQMVSVNKGDTVTGTIVKIDDNQAYVSIGYKYDGVIPVRELSSVHVDSASEAVEVGQEVECKVVSINDEKETLVLSKRAIDSENAWESLEQRFESGEVFEVTVSDVVKGGLVADVGARGFIPASMVERHFVEDFSDYKGRTLRVKVKELDRENNKVILSQKDVLEAEYESNKHKIMESLQEGQELTGTVQRLTQFGAFVDVGGVDGLVHVSEIAWTHVDKPADVLSEGDQVKVKVLRVDPEKGKISLSIKAAQPGPWETAADKFHTGDVVSGEVKRLVNFGAFVEIAPGVEGLVHISQISHKHIGTPQEVLEEGQTVSVKVLDVNPSEKRVSLSIKETEEAPADEPKAPRENSNKGNRAPKQEELNNPNVSLSNQGMNVTLGDLFGDKLSKFK, from the coding sequence ATGTCGGAAGAAAATAATAACCAAGAAACTACCGAAGTTACAAACCAGGAGGCGCTTGATCAAATGGTCTCCGTGAACAAAGGTGACACTGTCACTGGAACAATCGTCAAAATTGATGATAATCAAGCTTATGTAAGTATTGGATATAAATATGACGGTGTTATTCCAGTCCGTGAACTTTCTTCTGTGCACGTAGACAGCGCTTCTGAAGCTGTGGAAGTGGGACAGGAAGTGGAATGCAAAGTAGTAAGCATCAACGACGAGAAAGAAACTCTCGTTCTGTCCAAGCGTGCGATCGATAGTGAAAACGCTTGGGAATCACTGGAACAACGTTTTGAATCCGGTGAAGTATTTGAAGTTACTGTATCCGACGTTGTAAAAGGCGGACTGGTAGCTGACGTAGGCGCACGCGGATTTATCCCTGCATCCATGGTAGAGCGTCATTTCGTAGAAGATTTCAGCGATTACAAAGGTCGTACACTTCGCGTTAAAGTAAAAGAACTGGATCGCGAAAACAACAAAGTAATCCTGTCCCAAAAAGATGTACTGGAAGCGGAATACGAGTCCAACAAGCACAAAATCATGGAAAGCCTGCAAGAAGGCCAGGAGCTGACAGGTACTGTACAGCGTCTGACTCAATTCGGTGCATTCGTTGATGTAGGAGGCGTAGATGGTCTGGTACACGTATCCGAGATCGCTTGGACACATGTAGACAAACCAGCTGACGTACTGTCCGAAGGCGACCAAGTAAAAGTAAAAGTACTGCGTGTTGATCCTGAAAAAGGCAAAATCAGCCTCAGTATCAAAGCAGCTCAACCAGGTCCTTGGGAGACTGCAGCAGACAAATTCCATACTGGCGATGTAGTATCCGGCGAAGTAAAACGTCTTGTAAACTTCGGCGCATTCGTTGAAATCGCTCCAGGAGTAGAAGGTCTGGTACACATTTCCCAAATCTCCCACAAACACATCGGTACTCCGCAAGAAGTACTGGAAGAAGGCCAAACGGTTTCCGTTAAAGTTCTGGATGTAAATCCAAGCGAAAAACGCGTTAGCCTGAGCATCAAAGAAACCGAAGAAGCTCCTGCTGATGAGCCAAAAGCGCCTAGAGAAAACAGCAACAAAGGCAACCGCGCTCCAAAACAGGAAGAGCTGAACAACCCTAACGTTTCCCTGAGCAATCAAGGCATGAACGTAACACTGGGCGACCTCTTCGGCGACAAACTGAGCAAATTTAAGTGA
- the cmk gene encoding (d)CMP kinase — translation MERQKSEHNGKINIAIDGPAGAGKSTIARMVAKRLGYVYVDSGAMYRAVTWHMLQLNIEPENAEKVLQEAQNLVIELIPDEQGQKVLANGEDVTADIRSLTVNRIVSRYAQIEGLRVKLASLQRQMALRKGVVMDGRDIGTHVLPDAELKIFMTATVQERARRRYAEMDASEGITLEQLEREIAERDQLDEQREFSPLVCAEDALVLDTTSMSIEQVSDHILTLAHTTLAGRV, via the coding sequence TTGGAACGCCAAAAGTCAGAACATAACGGGAAAATCAACATTGCGATTGATGGACCTGCCGGCGCAGGGAAAAGTACAATTGCACGTATGGTCGCCAAGCGACTCGGCTATGTATATGTCGATTCGGGAGCAATGTACCGCGCCGTTACATGGCATATGCTTCAATTAAATATTGAACCTGAAAATGCCGAAAAAGTGCTTCAAGAAGCACAGAATCTGGTGATTGAATTAATACCTGATGAACAGGGACAGAAGGTACTGGCAAATGGAGAAGATGTGACTGCAGATATTCGTAGTCTGACCGTGAACCGGATTGTGTCACGATATGCGCAAATCGAGGGGCTGAGAGTAAAGCTAGCGTCTTTACAGCGGCAAATGGCTTTGCGTAAAGGCGTTGTGATGGATGGACGCGATATCGGTACTCATGTGCTTCCTGATGCAGAGTTGAAGATCTTTATGACTGCAACTGTGCAGGAGCGTGCCAGACGCAGATACGCAGAGATGGATGCTTCCGAGGGAATTACCCTGGAGCAGCTTGAACGCGAAATTGCCGAACGGGATCAGCTGGATGAACAGCGTGAATTCTCTCCGCTGGTATGTGCAGAGGATGCGCTGGTGCTCGATACAACGTCGATGTCTATCGAGCAGGTATCCGATCATATCCTGACGCTGGCTCATACTACACTGGCAGGGAGAGTCTGA
- a CDS encoding NAD(P)H-dependent glycerol-3-phosphate dehydrogenase, which yields MSDKVTVLVAGSWGTALACVLADNGFRVSLWTRSDEQANEINEHHTNRKYLPEAVLPANITATPSLAEAMQDTQAVLIVAPSKAMREVCRQLKPFYHEDMLCVHATKGFETESLKRMSTVISEELGAKESNIVVLSGPSHAEEVVKRMPTTVVVASRNERAAAAAQTLFMNEEYFRVYTNLDMIGVELAGALKNIIALGAGMSDGLGYGDNAKAALLTRGIAEMVRVGSEMGANPLTFAGLAGIGDLMVTGTSRHSRNWRAGYMLGQGKSLDEVMDSMNMVVEGIRTTQAAHDMSRKYDVQMPIAEQLYRVLFEKSDPREAVEALMGRDPKNEMESMKLEIWQQWHS from the coding sequence TTGTCTGATAAGGTAACGGTTCTGGTAGCAGGAAGCTGGGGAACGGCGCTGGCCTGTGTTTTGGCGGATAATGGATTCCGGGTGTCTTTGTGGACGCGTAGTGATGAGCAGGCCAATGAGATCAATGAACACCATACCAATCGTAAATATCTACCGGAAGCTGTACTGCCGGCAAATATAACGGCAACACCCAGTCTGGCTGAAGCTATGCAGGATACCCAGGCGGTTCTGATCGTAGCGCCTTCCAAAGCGATGCGTGAAGTATGCCGTCAGCTCAAGCCTTTTTATCATGAGGATATGCTCTGCGTTCATGCAACCAAAGGATTCGAGACCGAGTCCCTCAAACGGATGTCTACAGTAATCAGTGAAGAACTGGGTGCCAAAGAGTCCAATATTGTTGTATTGTCGGGTCCAAGCCATGCCGAAGAAGTAGTGAAGCGCATGCCGACGACTGTAGTCGTGGCTTCTCGCAATGAAAGAGCGGCGGCAGCAGCGCAGACGCTGTTTATGAATGAGGAGTATTTCAGAGTCTATACGAATCTGGATATGATTGGTGTAGAGCTGGCCGGTGCACTCAAAAATATTATTGCACTGGGTGCAGGAATGTCTGACGGACTGGGCTATGGGGATAACGCCAAAGCCGCACTGCTGACACGCGGTATTGCCGAAATGGTCCGCGTAGGCAGTGAAATGGGAGCGAATCCGCTGACCTTTGCCGGACTTGCAGGAATCGGAGATCTTATGGTTACCGGTACCAGTCGTCACAGCCGGAACTGGAGAGCAGGCTATATGCTCGGTCAGGGCAAATCGCTGGATGAAGTGATGGATTCCATGAATATGGTTGTGGAAGGCATTCGCACTACCCAGGCTGCGCATGACATGTCCCGCAAATATGATGTACAGATGCCGATTGCCGAGCAGCTGTACCGCGTTTTGTTTGAAAAGAGTGATCCGCGTGAAGCTGTAGAAGCTTTGATGGGAAGAGATCCCAAAAACGAGATGGAGTCCATGAAGCTGGAAATCTGGCAGCAGTGGCATTCCTGA
- a CDS encoding CPBP family intramembrane glutamic endopeptidase, whose product MKKGKFRSFKLKRVQPEQLTDKLLLANLYLTQGLTLLVGMIWIWLQGRNPFALLELPDSIQFVWWGLGLAGAMLLADLFISRVVPENSMDDGGINEMIFKNRPIWHIVIITLIVGICEEILFRGAIQHAFGPYWTSIIFAAIHFRYLRHWIPTGWVFVSSYALGYIYIESGTLWAPILCHFMIDLISGLIISLRREK is encoded by the coding sequence ATGAAAAAAGGCAAGTTTCGATCATTCAAATTAAAACGTGTACAGCCCGAACAGTTGACCGACAAGCTACTGCTGGCCAATTTGTATTTAACCCAGGGACTCACATTGCTCGTCGGCATGATCTGGATCTGGCTGCAGGGACGTAACCCTTTTGCATTGCTGGAACTGCCAGACAGTATTCAGTTTGTATGGTGGGGACTGGGACTCGCCGGAGCGATGCTGCTTGCGGATCTGTTTATATCGAGAGTAGTGCCGGAGAATAGTATGGATGATGGCGGGATTAACGAAATGATTTTCAAAAATCGGCCGATCTGGCATATTGTTATTATTACGCTGATAGTAGGAATTTGCGAAGAAATATTGTTCCGTGGAGCGATTCAGCATGCTTTCGGACCTTATTGGACAAGCATTATTTTTGCGGCGATTCATTTTCGATATCTCCGTCACTGGATTCCTACTGGCTGGGTGTTTGTCAGTAGCTACGCTCTTGGGTATATTTATATTGAATCCGGTACATTATGGGCACCCATTTTATGTCATTTTATGATTGACCTGATATCCGGTCTGATTATTTCGTTGCGGAGGGAAAAATGA
- a CDS encoding genetic competence negative regulator, whose translation MKIERLSSDKIRIFLTFDDLTERGIQKEDMWQEIPKVHDLFTEMMDQAYTELGFDATGPLAVEVFALPAQGMVVIVTRGKYDQHLGTMNEDDLADEIYEMEVTLEETDFIAYSFKDFETLIEAAHTLSQNVTEAGRLYHYKDQWVFTLDPAEVDMSKHAALIAVLAEFGDATSVTEAMLEEYGKVVMPENAVQVICEHFKRND comes from the coding sequence ATGAAAATAGAAAGACTGAGCTCAGATAAAATACGGATTTTCCTTACTTTTGACGATCTCACTGAGCGCGGGATCCAAAAAGAAGATATGTGGCAGGAGATTCCAAAAGTCCATGACCTGTTCACCGAAATGATGGATCAGGCTTATACGGAGCTTGGGTTTGATGCTACCGGTCCTCTGGCGGTCGAAGTATTCGCGCTTCCTGCACAGGGTATGGTAGTGATAGTAACTCGCGGTAAATACGATCAGCATCTGGGAACCATGAACGAGGATGATCTGGCTGATGAGATATACGAGATGGAAGTTACGCTGGAAGAGACTGATTTTATCGCCTATTCCTTTAAGGACTTCGAGACATTGATCGAAGCGGCACACACTCTATCCCAGAACGTAACCGAAGCGGGAAGACTGTATCATTATAAAGATCAATGGGTGTTTACCCTTGATCCTGCTGAAGTGGACATGTCCAAGCATGCAGCCCTGATTGCTGTACTGGCTGAATTCGGAGATGCGACTTCAGTTACCGAAGCTATGCTGGAAGAGTACGGCAAAGTAGTTATGCCGGAAAATGCAGTTCAGGTAATTTGCGAGCATTTCAAACGCAATGACTGA
- the plsY gene encoding glycerol-3-phosphate 1-O-acyltransferase PlsY: MIVSVLAIIVSYLLGSISFSVLIAKGMKGIDIRDHGSGNAGATNTLRVLGKGPAITVLLLDALKGVGAVWLGVWLSSSPTYWVPALCGIAAILGHNWPIYFRFRGGKGIATTIGVLATLCLLPSLAAGVFAILAIVLTRYVSLGSLIFVTLTPVILLFLGYSAPIVTVSVIIWALAVWRHRANLSRIFKGTENKIGAKADKGGSEVV; encoded by the coding sequence GTGATTGTATCGGTTTTAGCCATCATAGTGAGTTATCTTCTCGGTTCCATCAGTTTTAGTGTGCTGATTGCCAAAGGCATGAAAGGAATCGATATTCGTGATCATGGCAGCGGTAATGCCGGAGCAACGAACACACTTCGTGTGCTCGGCAAAGGTCCGGCCATTACGGTTCTGCTGCTGGATGCACTCAAAGGCGTAGGGGCAGTCTGGCTGGGTGTATGGCTGTCTTCCTCTCCAACCTATTGGGTTCCGGCATTATGCGGCATTGCAGCAATTCTGGGCCATAACTGGCCGATCTATTTCCGTTTCCGCGGAGGCAAAGGAATTGCTACGACAATCGGCGTTTTGGCTACCCTTTGCTTGCTGCCTTCGCTGGCTGCCGGTGTGTTTGCGATTCTGGCAATTGTGCTCACACGCTATGTATCGCTGGGCTCTCTGATTTTTGTTACGCTCACTCCGGTGATCCTGCTGTTTCTGGGGTATTCTGCCCCGATTGTAACGGTTAGTGTGATTATCTGGGCGCTGGCTGTATGGCGTCATCGGGCGAATCTGTCCCGTATTTTCAAAGGTACAGAAAACAAAATCGGAGCAAAAGCGGACAAGGGAGGAAGCGAAGTTGTCTGA